GACAGTCGGTTGAGGTAGACAATGACCTGCTCGTTGATGGGCGTCGAGGTTTTGGCCTCGACGCTGCGGCGCTCCGCACGGCGGCACACGGTCCGGGCGGAGTGGAGCGACGCCCCGGCCGGCGCCCCGCCCGGCAGGATAAAGCGCTTCAGATCCGGCAGGTCCGCCTCGAACCGATCGATCCGTTCCTCAAGCGCCTCGATATGGGTGTCCTCAATGCGTTCCACAACCGGCTTGGCATCCATCGGCGTGGCCAGATCCGCCCCCACCACGAACAACTCCTCCTGCACGTCCCCCAGAACCGGATCGAGGGTGTCGTGTCCCGGCTCGCCCTCTAGGTGGGACCGGGCGACGCCGACAATCGAATTGGTCTCGTCGACCGTGCCGTACGCGTCAATGCGAGGATTTCCCTTGCCCACCCGTTCTCCCCCGAAGAGAGACGTGGTTCCGTCGTCGCCAGTGCGCGTGTAGATTCGTTTGCTCATCAAAGAAAATGCATCGGGAAACAGGGGACTATAATTGAGCACAGCGTGGCACGGCTGACCTCCGTGTGCGTTTCCAGGGAGGCGACAGCCTGAATACTAACCGGGGACGCGGCTCTCGTCAGACGACGACACAGGGCCTAAGTAGTCGATCCGGAGCGTGCCGTCCGGATGCTGATCCAGAGCGACCCGCACCCCGAACACCGAGGCGATGCGCCCCGGCGTCAGGACCGATTCTGGAGGCCCCTGGGCTCGCAACTCGCCGTCCGCGACCAGGAGCAGCCGATCCGCGTAGCGGGCCGCCAGTTCCAGGTCGTGTCCGACGGCGAGCACCGTCCGGCCGGCCTCCGTCTGGGTCCGCACCTGCTCCATGAAGGAGAACTGGTAGTGCACGTCTAAGTGCGCGGTCGGCTCGTCCAGCAGAAACAGGTCCGCCCCCTGCACAAGGGCCTGTGCCAGAAAGACACGCTGCATCTCACCTCCGCTCAGGGACAGGACCGACCGGTCCGCGAAGCCCCCCAACTCCACCCGGGCAAGGGCGTCTTGTACGCGCTCCCGGTCCGACTCCCGGTATGGCTGCAGCCAGCCTCGATGCGGGGCCCGACCGAGCAACACGAACTCCTCCACCGAAAAGTCGAAGGTGAGGGATCGGGCCTGGCGGACGAAGGCCTGCGCCTGTGCTTGCTCCTGAGCACTCATCGTGTCGATGGGCGCGCCCTGGAGCCGAATCTCTCCGTCAAACGGAATGTGCCCCCCAATTGCCCGCAGAAGGGTCGTTTTGCCCGCTCCGTTGGGCCCGAGAATGCCGACCCACTGCCCGGCCGCAACCTCGAAGGCCACGTCTCGCAGGATCGTGTGTCCGTCGAGCGTAACGGAAAGCTGATCGACCGAAAGCAGGGCCACGCAATTGCCGGACGTCAGTACAGGAAGACCGCATACTCATCTAGAGGGGCGTCGCCACCAGCACCTCCGACGAGACGCCCCACGCCGTCACTAGGGTATGGGTTCGGACGGACCAGCGGGTTTCGTTCAGGAGCGGCCGCTGCCGAAGGGGCCGACACCCGCCGACCCACCCCGGACGGATCCGGTGAACGGTGTTCCACAGCCCGCTCACACACCAGGAAAACGGCGACTGCCCCCAAGTGAGCCCTGCAAGGCAGAGCCGACCGTTCGCACGCAGGAGGCGATGCGCCTCACCAAGAAGTGTCCGGGCGTCGTCTCGCGACAGGAGGTCCAGCAGGTAGGTCGCCACCACGCGATCGTACGCTCCATCCGGATCGTCGAACGTGAGGCCGCCGTCGGTTTCGTGGACGGCCGCACGATTTCCAAACGCCCCGAGGCGGGCCCGGGCGATCCGCACCATCGTCCCGCTGAGATCGTATCCCGCGTAGCGCGCCGCCGACGGACAGTGGTTTTGCAGGAGACGCTCGGCGAGTTTTCCGGTGCCGCATCCAACCTCGACCACCGACCGGGCGTCCGCAAAGCCCCCACCGGCCACGAGCGCGTCAAAGGCGGGCGCCTCGTAGAACGCCTGGGTGTCCTGCCATGCCCCAACCCGGTCGTAGACGGCCTCGACGTCCGAGCGCGAAAGCGTTCGGTGGGTAGTCATATCGCGGATCCACGATGGCCCGATCAAACGGACGCCCCTGCTCCCTCGGCGGGGTCCGTCTTACCGGGACGGAACGGTTTCATCGTCCTTCGTCACAAGCGGGTAGTCGGCCTCCACCTCCCCGTTGACCATCTCCCGCAGGGGACGGCGGAGCAGCCGCTTGCGGAAGCTGCTGAGATAGTCGGTAAAGAGGACGCCGTCAAGGTGATCGCGCTCGTGTTGCAGGACCCGGGACAGCATGCCCCCAGCCTCCACTTCCTGCTCCTCGAACTGGCGATCCCGGTAGCGCATCCGGATCCGTTCAGGGCGGGCCACAGCCTCGCGCACCTCCGGAATCGACAGGCAGCCTTCCTCCATTTCCGCGGCGTCGTCGCTCTCCTCGACGATCTCGGGGTTGATGAAGACCATCGGCTGGGGCGGGAGCGGCTCCCCCGCCTCCGCAATGTCATCGGCCATTGGGGTCAGGTCCACCACAAAGAGGCGCTCGGTACGTCCAACCTGGGGCGCCGCCAGCCCGATGCCGGCGGCGTTGTGCATCGTCTCGATCATGTTGTCGATGAGCTCCTGAAGCGCCTCCGTGTTCTCCTGCACGGGGTCGGTCTCTTCCCGAAGCGCCTCGTGGCCGTAGACGTATATCGGCAGTATCATAGGCGAAGGGGGTTGCCAAGAAACTGTGTATGTATTGGTGCAACGGGGGCATGCACGAGGAAGTGCCGGCGATATGCCTCTCCAAAGCAGAAATCCGGCAAACTCTTCAGGGCCCGCCCGGCTCCCGTTCGTTCCGTCCTACTCCCGCCCGTAGTCGTCCTCCAGCCGAACGATGTCGTCCTCCACGCAACGGCCCATCTGCGTCTCGATGAAGACGAGCGGCCCGTCGCCGTCATTCTCGATGCGGTGAACGTCGCCCTCATCGATAAAGCAGGTGTCTCCCTCCGACACCTCAATTTCCTCCTCGTTGCGCGTGAAGACGCCCGATCCCCGAACGACGACCCAGTGTTCTTTTCGGTGCTCGTGTTTTTGTAGGGAGAGCCGCTGGTTGGGATGCACAATGATGCGCTTCACACGATACCCCGGCTCGTTCAGGTATTCCTCCCAGCGGCCCCAGGGACGGTCGTCGGCGTCGAGAAACATGAAGGGATCGTCGATTGGTGAGCGAAAAAACAAAGAAGAGGAGTCAGCACCGCGCTCTGCGCGGCGGTTGGCGTCGGTCTAGGCCGGGGCTTCCACGGGGGCCTCAGCCGTGTCCACGGGCGTGCCGACCAGTTTCAGCAGGCCATACAGGAGCCCCGCGCCCACCAGGAGCCCGACCCACCACGGCATGCCGAAGCCGACGGGCAGTGTGCCGACCAAGATGGCCACGGTGCCGACGCTGAGCGCGTACGGCAGTTGCGTGCGCACGTGCTCCACGTGGTCACAGCCGCTGGCCATCGATGAGAGGATCGTCGTGTCCGAAATCGGCGAACAGTGATCTCCCCATACCGATCCGGCCAGGACACACGACACCGCCGAATACAGGATGTGGTAGTGCGCCGGGGCGTCCATTCCATTCTGTGCGAGGACCGCCCACACCAGCGGGACCACCAGCGGCATGAGGATGCCCATGGTGCCCCAGCTCGATCCGGTCGCGAAGGCCGTCGCGGCCGCAAGCACGAAGATCAGTGCCGGCACCGCCCCGGGGGGAAGCCACTCACCAAGGACCGACACGAGATAGTCGGCCGTGTGCAGCACTTCCGTGATGTTGGACAGGGCCCAGGCAAGCACGAGGATGATCATCGCAAACAACATGGACTTGAGCCCCTCGTACCAGGCCTCCACCGTCTGCTCCAGATCGAGGATGCCCTGTCCGATGGAGAGCGCCGCCGCAACCAGGACCCCGAGTATCGACCCCCACATCAGAGCGGTGTATGAGTTCGCCTCCCCGATAATGTCCCGCAGAGGCGCATCCACCCCAGCGGCCTGGACGCCCGTGGCGTACAGCCCACCGAGCACCCCTCCCACCAGCACCAGAATCGGGATGACCGCGTTGACGGCCCGGTACGGCGTCCCGTCCGGGGGCTGCAGCTCTTCTCCTTCCGAGGCCGCCTCGTCGACCTTCGCTTCCTTGCCCAGCACCTCGCCCGTCTCGCGGGCCCGCTTCTCCGCGTGGTACATTGGCCCGAAGTCGAGGCCCGTGTAGGCCACGAGGAAGACGAAGAACAGCGCGAGGAGCGGATAAAAGTTATAGGGGAGCGAGCTCAGGAATACCGAGTAGGCCCCTTGGGCAAACCCGTCGATGTTCTGGATGGCGGTGCCCAAAAGGCCCACCTGGTACCCGATCCACGTGGTGACGAACGCGAGGGTCGCCATGGGGGCCGCGGTCGAGTCCACGACATAGGCCAGCTTCTCGCGGGAAATGCGAAGCCGGTCGGTCACCGGGCGCATGGTGTTGCCCACGATCAGGGTGTTGGCGTAGTCGTCGAAGAAAATACTCACACCCAGCACCCCAGTCACGACCTGCCCCCGCTTCGAGTTGCTGGCCCACCCTGTCAGTCGCTCTACAATCCCGAGCGTGCCCCCGTTCTTGGAAATGATGCCCACCATGCCCCCAATCATGAGGGAAAACAGGATGATGGACACGTGGCTGGAGCTGGACATCGCGTTCAGCACGTAGACCTGAAAGCTGTCCAGCAGGCCCTTGAACGCGCCCCAGGGCGTAAAGCCGATGGCGGTGACCGCGCCCACCCAGACCCCAAAGAACAACGCCGGGACCACGCGCCGGTACAGCAGCGCCATCCCGATTGCCAGGAGGGGCGGCAGGATAGAGAGCCAGCCCGGGATGGTTCTGGTCGTGGTTGAGCGCAGCACCGCATCGTTGGCCACGACCTCGACGGGAGCACTCCCGCTCGACGAGACCGAGACCCCGTCCGCGGTCCACGCCCCCCTGGCCGCGTCGTACGAAAGCGCGAACGTGGCCCCTGCCACCCGCAGCGTCGGCGACCCCGGGGCGGCCAGCGAGGAGTCCCCGGGCACCGACACCGAAAACTCGATCCCGCTCAGGACCGGGTCCGGGACGTCAATCTCGCCGTCTTGGGCGGCGGCCGGCGTCGTGCTCCCCCAGAGACACAACAAACCCGCAAGCAGAAGAAAGGTACGGGGAAACGAAGCGAGATGAGCCATCGGTCAGCGTCCCTCGGTCACGATCGCGTT
This is a stretch of genomic DNA from Salinibacter grassmerensis. It encodes these proteins:
- a CDS encoding cob(I)yrinic acid a,c-diamide adenosyltransferase; protein product: MSKRIYTRTGDDGTTSLFGGERVGKGNPRIDAYGTVDETNSIVGVARSHLEGEPGHDTLDPVLGDVQEELFVVGADLATPMDAKPVVERIEDTHIEALEERIDRFEADLPDLKRFILPGGAPAGASLHSARTVCRRAERRSVEAKTSTPINEQVIVYLNRLSDLLFVLARWANREVGVQEDTWSPGGSGGDGASTDQS
- a CDS encoding Na+/H+ antiporter NhaC family protein, producing MAHLASFPRTFLLLAGLLCLWGSTTPAAAQDGEIDVPDPVLSGIEFSVSVPGDSSLAAPGSPTLRVAGATFALSYDAARGAWTADGVSVSSSGSAPVEVVANDAVLRSTTTRTIPGWLSILPPLLAIGMALLYRRVVPALFFGVWVGAVTAIGFTPWGAFKGLLDSFQVYVLNAMSSSSHVSIILFSLMIGGMVGIISKNGGTLGIVERLTGWASNSKRGQVVTGVLGVSIFFDDYANTLIVGNTMRPVTDRLRISREKLAYVVDSTAAPMATLAFVTTWIGYQVGLLGTAIQNIDGFAQGAYSVFLSSLPYNFYPLLALFFVFLVAYTGLDFGPMYHAEKRARETGEVLGKEAKVDEAASEGEELQPPDGTPYRAVNAVIPILVLVGGVLGGLYATGVQAAGVDAPLRDIIGEANSYTALMWGSILGVLVAAALSIGQGILDLEQTVEAWYEGLKSMLFAMIILVLAWALSNITEVLHTADYLVSVLGEWLPPGAVPALIFVLAAATAFATGSSWGTMGILMPLVVPLVWAVLAQNGMDAPAHYHILYSAVSCVLAGSVWGDHCSPISDTTILSSMASGCDHVEHVRTQLPYALSVGTVAILVGTLPVGFGMPWWVGLLVGAGLLYGLLKLVGTPVDTAEAPVEAPA
- a CDS encoding ABC transporter ATP-binding protein translates to MALLSVDQLSVTLDGHTILRDVAFEVAAGQWVGILGPNGAGKTTLLRAIGGHIPFDGEIRLQGAPIDTMSAQEQAQAQAFVRQARSLTFDFSVEEFVLLGRAPHRGWLQPYRESDRERVQDALARVELGGFADRSVLSLSGGEMQRVFLAQALVQGADLFLLDEPTAHLDVHYQFSFMEQVRTQTEAGRTVLAVGHDLELAARYADRLLLVADGELRAQGPPESVLTPGRIASVFGVRVALDQHPDGTLRIDYLGPVSSSDESRVPG
- the def gene encoding peptide deformylase translates to MILPIYVYGHEALREETDPVQENTEALQELIDNMIETMHNAAGIGLAAPQVGRTERLFVVDLTPMADDIAEAGEPLPPQPMVFINPEIVEESDDAAEMEEGCLSIPEVREAVARPERIRMRYRDRQFEEQEVEAGGMLSRVLQHERDHLDGVLFTDYLSSFRKRLLRRPLREMVNGEVEADYPLVTKDDETVPSR
- a CDS encoding class I SAM-dependent methyltransferase gives rise to the protein MTTHRTLSRSDVEAVYDRVGAWQDTQAFYEAPAFDALVAGGGFADARSVVEVGCGTGKLAERLLQNHCPSAARYAGYDLSGTMVRIARARLGAFGNRAAVHETDGGLTFDDPDGAYDRVVATYLLDLLSRDDARTLLGEAHRLLRANGRLCLAGLTWGQSPFSWCVSGLWNTVHRIRPGWVGGCRPLRQRPLLNETRWSVRTHTLVTAWGVSSEVLVATPL
- a CDS encoding phosphomannose isomerase type II C-terminal cupin domain, producing MFLDADDRPWGRWEEYLNEPGYRVKRIIVHPNQRLSLQKHEHRKEHWVVVRGSGVFTRNEEEIEVSEGDTCFIDEGDVHRIENDGDGPLVFIETQMGRCVEDDIVRLEDDYGRE